Within the Glycine max cultivar Williams 82 chromosome 12, Glycine_max_v4.0, whole genome shotgun sequence genome, the region ATCTAGAGATCTAGTAACTTCAGTTCCATTGTCTGGAGTACCAAGAGACTCCTCTTTCAATTGATCTGATAAATTCCAGCGAGAACGCTTCCTAGTTCTAGCTGTCTCAACCAAATGCCCATCTTTTGATCTATCTGCATGAGTTTTACAAAGATATTAGCATGAATAACAAAAACGCAATTACAAACAACCAacttgtaaacaaaaaaaaaacaaaaataatgaaacatattaGCAGAGCAAAACATAAGAATAAAGCCACAAGAATTGACAGCAAATGTCCCTTGTCTCCAAATGAAATTATAGGAATGTGATATGCAAGTAAGCTAATGATCAAAATAGTAtccaaatttaattatcaaatcttTTCATTTCACAGGACAATCAAAACCCATGCCAAATGAAGATATGATTTGGCAATCAGTTACAGTATCAAGCAGTATGCCACATCTGTAGCATAAAGCCagcaaaaatttaatatttacaacTAGGTAAAACAAACTGAGCTCGGACATGCTATACACATGTATACATTTATGTTCTTAGTGAACACTAAAAGGAAATAAGCATCATACTAGGACCAGATGAGACTTTTCCATTTATAATTGACCATGAATAACGACCTCAAAAGCTTGTGGTCAACTCTACATTAttcttcacaaaataaaaaaggtcaCAGATGCTTGGTTATTGATTGTAAGAACATATCCATCACAAGTTGAAAGAAGTTTTCGGTTTTGATTTTGAACCTCCTGATGTTTTGCTTTGCAAACATAGTATTTCTGGAATTCAAAAACAGTTAAACAAAACCAACATCACTATATTTTCCATAACTACTACCCTGTTTTAACTCTTCCAAAGCATCATGTTCAATATGCAGCCTTTTTTTGTGGGAAGATGCATCATTGTGCTCCACATTATGTTTAGCGATTGGATGAAGACCAGTATTTTCACCATTGCTTATAATATCAATGCTTAAATCTTCTTCGTTGGCACCAATTCTAGAAATGTCTGAGACAAGCTGATCTCCAAACCTTTGAAGTCGGACTTGTGATCTatacataaaattatgaaaCATTGAATACAACAGCAtgacacaatatatatataagggaaATGAAGCACATCAGAAGACAATAAAGCATACTACAAGTCAGCAAAGTAAAGCAAAttgcggggggggggggggggaatgtAACTTGCCTCCTCAGTTCATCTTGTAACTCTGACATATGATTGTGCACTCTTACAAATTTCCTTATTCTTGAAGTAATTCTGAATTTTTCAGAGagaacaaagaaaaaggaaataccAGGAAAGGGAATATCATTATCAAGAAATGCCAACATAATGGAGAGGTGTAACAGTTAACACAAATTATCGACATTTGCATAATGAAACATTCAAGTACCTTTTGCACTCCTCATCCTCTTTGCATAGTTGAGCTTCAAGTTCCCGAATTCTAGAATTAAGGCTATCCACTTCTTGAACACTCTCATCAAGATAGACCTTCAAAAATATGCATCTGTACATCAGAAATCAAAGcatgatttgaatttaattacaaCACCAACAGGATAATTAGCATTAGCTCAAAAAACAggattttttttcacattttaggGAAGCGGACTGGAAGGTGAATTTCATCAATATTCTCAAGACATCATACGAAACAATACTTCAATATCAGTACCAGAATGAAACTTCAAAACAAAGATTTGTCAGACAAAtcatatttcatatattttgtaTAGTTTTGAAAAATAGCAGAGCATGATAAGTTGATGACTACTACAATACTTTAAGACTTAATGCCTATCATTATTTAAAGAACTAATCACAAAATTACAGTCTGCacatatatttacattttacactaCAAGAGtcgagaaaaatatatattaattctaaaAACACGCTAAACAGAGTGAGTGATATCAAAAGCCACTCTAAGATCATTAGTTAGCAAGTGATAGTTATTGGCACCAAGGAATAATAAGCTGAGATGGCTTGTGAAGATAAAGTACAAATCTCAACGTATAAACCTAGTCAATTCCTTAAAAAGACAGGAAGCATCATAATTCATTATGCAACGAAATCAAGGAATAAGTTTCAGTAGAAACCCTTCAGTAAATGATTTGGAAGTCCACAGTACACTTATGAAAAAACTAGGTGTTAAATATTAGATAACCAATGTTTTTAACAGACAAGCTAATGAAGACAAAACACAAGGATAACCTGAGAAATGCAaatataagagagaaaaaaactaaCCTCTAGCTGGAATTTTCGGTTCTGAAGAGTGCTGATATCTGAATCTACTTTCTTCAGCTGCACACAGTTCCAAGTATAAAAACAAACATGCAATTTTACTTAACAAATAAGGgaattttacacatatatttGTGAGAAAGATTTTACAGAATTCCCAAACCTGCTCCTCAAGATTATTCCTAGAACCAGAGGAAAGCAATTTTCCTTCTTTAACTTGACCTTGAACTCTATCTGAGACTTTCAAATTTCCAGAAATATCACTTTGGCCATTAGTATCCTGTTTTCTCCTATGTCTCCTGTCACTGCAACAGcaattaatgatatttatttattttagactaAAACACGGATAAAGATctgaaacaaaatgaaataacatttttttgaaaGCAAAAGACATAACATTATATAAAGCCAAATTGGCACAAGCAGTGACagtgttaaaatgaaataacatattaacaaattaaGGTTTGCTCCAAGAAGGCCATATTCCAGTCATTAAGTGTCtagaaagtgagaatggaatttaaatttcaattcaagATAAGAGATTCCATCACCATGTTCTTACTATCAAATGTTAAACTTGGTTAACCCTATAactctaattataaaaaacaccTTTAAACAACAAGGCTGTCATGCCCACAGCATCTGactactataaaaaataattgtgaagATTAATAccaaaagccaacaaaaaaatggaaacttCATATTCATCATCGCACAATTACATAGTAGAAAATTTCATGGCACACGAAATACAGTCACTTTTAGTATGCTCAGCATGTTTCTTTTGAACTTGTtcatatcttatctattattcACAAGGCATCAAGTCTCCCCCCTCCCTTCTCCACTTTCCCTCCCTTTTTCAAAGGTTGCCTCTCCCAAATCAATGCAAATTCTTTCTCTCTAAATAGAATTATGAAATTAACAGTTTTATCTCTTAAATAtagcatattttaattttaatatacatttACATTCAAGCAGAACAATAATAGACAGTAAATGCcaacaaaaactaaaagatgCTTACAAAATTATCAATAGTGATCCATGGttaatttacctttttttctccAAAGACATTGTAGGACTGTATTCTGCAATTTTTAATTCATGGGAAACATTAGGAAAGACAACAGGTGCATAATCATTAGGTAAAGCAGCATGTGCACATCTGTCTCTTTGGTATGTGTAtgtatcaacaaaaaaataaagaggcaTGATCTTGTGcataaagaaataaaaccaCATATACAAATGCATACTCCCATTTATGCACGGTTAAACAGGTGCAAACTTCATAGTGAAGCAATGAACATTGTTCATAGCTTATAGAAAATTGGAGacataatagataaaaataagtcATGCCTCTACAACTCTATTATTTGAAGTTCTATGAAAATCTAGAAAATGGTTATATCAGACACATATAaggtt harbors:
- the LOC100811131 gene encoding zinc finger CCCH domain-containing protein 13 isoform X2; amino-acid sequence: MVERKQFKTKLCVLYQRGRCNRHNCSFAHGSADLRRFSASYSGRRDYLGNDLRDKLDRRYVSPRRYSPAPDTRGRQIIREYSPTMSLEKKSDRRHRRKQDTNGQSDISGNLKVSDRVQGQVKEGKLLSSGSRNNLEEQLKKVDSDISTLQNRKFQLEVYLDESVQEVDSLNSRIRELEAQLCKEDEECKRITSRIRKFVRVHNHMSELQDELRRSQVRLQRFGDQLVSDISRIGANEEDLSIDIISNGENTGLHPIAKHNVEHNDASSHKKRLHIEHDALEELKQDRSKDGHLVETARTRKRSRWNLSDQLKEESLGTPDNGTEVTRSLDLEGKHKKGLKQPRIEAPSTSMAAHVVDEDVDIERYDGNDINETANTENDNGAAYKVKGAPLMLPPALLPRSNYLQYEGNDENVDVDG
- the LOC100811131 gene encoding zinc finger CCCH domain-containing protein 13 isoform X4, with the translated sequence MYLLEGTHQLQIQEAARSSVNTVLQCLWRKKSDRRHRRKQDTNGQSDISGNLKVSDRVQGQVKEGKLLSSGSRNNLEEQLKKVDSDISTLQNRKFQLEVYLDESVQEVDSLNSRIRELEAQLCKEDEECKRITSRIRKFVRVHNHMSELQDELRRSQVRLQRFGDQLVSDISRIGANEEDLSIDIISNGENTGLHPIAKHNVEHNDASSHKKRLHIEHDALEELKQDRSKDGHLVETARTRKRSRWNLSDQLKEESLGTPDNGTEVTRSLDLEGKHKKGLKQPRIEAPSTSMAAHVVDEDVDIERYDGNDINETANTENDNGAAYKVKGAPLMLPPALLPRSNYLQYEGNDENVDVDG
- the LOC100811131 gene encoding zinc finger CCCH domain-containing protein 13 isoform X1, with translation MVERKQFKTKLCVLYQRGRCNRHNCSFAHGSADLRRFSASYSDIGRRDYLGNDLRDKLDRRYVSPRRYSPAPDTRGRQIIREYSPTMSLEKKSDRRHRRKQDTNGQSDISGNLKVSDRVQGQVKEGKLLSSGSRNNLEEQLKKVDSDISTLQNRKFQLEVYLDESVQEVDSLNSRIRELEAQLCKEDEECKRITSRIRKFVRVHNHMSELQDELRRSQVRLQRFGDQLVSDISRIGANEEDLSIDIISNGENTGLHPIAKHNVEHNDASSHKKRLHIEHDALEELKQDRSKDGHLVETARTRKRSRWNLSDQLKEESLGTPDNGTEVTRSLDLEGKHKKGLKQPRIEAPSTSMAAHVVDEDVDIERYDGNDINETANTENDNGAAYKVKGAPLMLPPALLPRSNYLQYEGNDENVDVDG
- the LOC100811131 gene encoding zinc finger CCCH domain-containing protein 13 isoform X3, with product MELMLLLLADTSGYGRRDYLGNDLRDKLDRRYVSPRRYSPAPDTRGRQIIREYSPTMSLEKKSDRRHRRKQDTNGQSDISGNLKVSDRVQGQVKEGKLLSSGSRNNLEEQLKKVDSDISTLQNRKFQLEVYLDESVQEVDSLNSRIRELEAQLCKEDEECKRITSRIRKFVRVHNHMSELQDELRRSQVRLQRFGDQLVSDISRIGANEEDLSIDIISNGENTGLHPIAKHNVEHNDASSHKKRLHIEHDALEELKQDRSKDGHLVETARTRKRSRWNLSDQLKEESLGTPDNGTEVTRSLDLEGKHKKGLKQPRIEAPSTSMAAHVVDEDVDIERYDGNDINETANTENDNGAAYKVKGAPLMLPPALLPRSNYLQYEGNDENVDVDG